One part of the Ornithodoros turicata isolate Travis chromosome 2, ASM3712646v1, whole genome shotgun sequence genome encodes these proteins:
- the LOC135383211 gene encoding uncharacterized protein LOC135383211: protein MFIVARSSLMELLKVCTMCSSSLTNVQLTTMETLARATITCENAHRNQWNSQPLVHEKPVGNIAMCSAILFSGSSITKSLRLFDIMGLAQYLLSIHRSQYFLYQKCYLFPAIQDVWDKEQAALVEKLGDRPLHLAGNARCDSPGHAALHDTYTIMETTINRTVQFEVVKATTVSSSYCMEQRGLELCLDYSTAKGLVVSTLVADRHSQVKTILSDKHPSTSHRFDVWHVAKGIKKKIAAASQSKKHQVLRLWCESIIRQLYWCARTSDSGDLLLAKWTTIMRHVINIHTHPTSLHPACFHDDLGERRWLEEGTETYKKLHDILLAKLLPKDIPQLSSAQQTFAYETFHAVLIHFAPKSYSFSDQGMVSRTALAALHYNANADRVALLRDGAVKHRLKPSKVRKGWIAVPVKEDATYSYVSDLKSAVFDRIARYPSFKKARDALVEVSLPTRSSCYGDRPEMRAVLESQYSRF from the exons ATGTTCATCGTGGCACGCTCCAGCCTCATGGAACTCCTAAAGGTGTGCACCATGTGCTCATCATCACTCACAAACGTGCAGCTCACAACAATGGAAACACTTGCAAGAGCCACAATCACTTGCGAGAATGCCCACAGGAACCAGTGGAACAGCCAGCCACTTGTTCACGAGAAACCTGTGGGCAATATTGCAATGTGCTCGGCAATCCTTTTCTCTGGTAGCAGCATCACCAAGTCACTGCGCCTGTTCGACATCATGGGCCTTGCTCAGTACTTGCTCAGTATACACCGGAGTCAGTACTTCCTCTACCAGAAGTGCTATTTATTTCCGGcaatacaagat GTCTGGGATAAAGAACAGGCAGCATTGGTGGAGAAGCTGGGGGACAGGCCTCTGCACCTTGCTGGAAATGCACGTTGTGATTCTCCTGGGCACGCCGCACTGCACGACACATATACGATAATGGAGACCACGATCAACAGGACTGTACAGTTCGAAGTAGTTAAG GCAACAACCGTGTCTTCCAGCTACTGCATGGAACAGAGGGGGCTCGAGCTTTGCCTTGACTACTCGACAGCTAAAGGGTTGGTCGTCAGCACACTGGTCGCTGACAGGCACTCGCAGGTGAAAACCATTCTGAGCGACAAGCACCCGAGTACCAGCCATCGTTTTGATGTGTGGCACGTTGCAAAAG GCATCAAGAAAAAGATCGCTGCAGCATCACAATCTAAGAAGCACCAAGTTCTTCGACTGTGGTGCGAAAGCATAATCCGCCAGCTATATTGGTGTGCGCGCACCAGTGACAGTGGCGATCTTTTGCTTGCTAAGTGGACGACGATCATGCGGCACGTCATCAATATCCACACCCACCCAACTAGCCTGCACCCTGCCTGCTTCCATGATGATTTGGGCGAACGAAGATGGCTTGAGGAAG GGACGGAGACCTACAAGAAGCTCCACGACATTCTGTTGGCAAAGCTCCTGCCGAAAGACATTCCCCAGCTCTCATCAGCGCAGCAGACATTTGCATATGAAACATTCCATGCTGTCCTGATCCACTTTGCACCTAAATCGTACAGCTTTTCGGATCAAGGGATGGTTTCAAG GACTGCTCTGGCAGCACTCCACTATAATGCGAATGCAGATCGTGTTGCCCTTCTCAGAGATGGTGCTGTGAAGCACCGGCTGAAGCCATCAAAGGTGCGGAAAGGgtggatcgctgttcccgtgaAGGAGGATGCCACATACA GCTATGTCAGTGACCTGAAGTCTGCTGTTTTCGACCGCATCGCTCGCTACCCATCCTTCAAAAAAGCAAGAGATGCGCTGGTAGAGGTATCACTGCCTACCAGAAGCAGCTGCTATGGGGACAGGCCAGAGATGAGAGCTGTGTTGGAGTCGCAGTACAGCAGGTTTTAG
- the LOC135384406 gene encoding uncharacterized protein K02A2.6-like encodes MGLQGRMEKSTSASAKFQPQPDILTLPAHSSMPFEGVHLDFAEIRKKSDTHSRTQSFLLAVDECTRTLATRVGNENTHTIIALMNRAMFKNTKTIVSDNGLAFKSNLLQQWAEERGITLKCTSPYHPAANGLAERAIRDVKQYIAAYHAFPGGWKCYLEAAVHHHNRSQSAALGCSPHFTVTGQPAILIADKHLGIDLEIQLQERRHTPQQEQNYRLSMKRSYDKRHSARIPGIQVGDQVLVRKEGTCTS; translated from the coding sequence ATGGGTTTGCAAGGACGTATGGAAAAATCAACCAGCGCTTCAGCCAAGTTCCAGCCGCAGCCCGACATCCTGACGCTCCCTGCTCATTCCTCTATGCCGTTTGAAGGCGTCCACTTGGATTTTGCGGAGATCAGGAAGAAGTCGGACACTCACAGCAGGACTCAGTCCTTCCTGCTAGCTGTTGATGAGTGTACACGAACATTAGCCACACGAGTGGGAAATGAGAACACTCACACTATCATAGCTCTCATGAATAGGGCCATGTTCAAGAACACCAAAACCATCGTGTCTGACAATGGCTTGGCGTTTAAGAGCAATCTTCTACAACAGTGGGCGGAAGAACGAGGGATCACCCTCAAGTGCACGTCACCgtaccatccggctgccaatgGTCTGGCGGAACGTGCTATTAGAGATGTTAAGCAGTACATAGCCGCATACCACGCATTTCCGGGAGGTTGGAAGTGTTATCTCGAAGCAGCAGTCCACCATCACAACCGTTCACAAAGTGCTGCTCTTGGATGTTCTCCCCACTTCACGGTCACGGGGCAGCCCGCTATTCTCATTGCTGACAAGCACCTAGGCATTGACCTGGAAATACAGCTCCAAGAAAGACGGCACACCCCTCAGCAGGAACAAAACTACAGACTGTCTATGAAGAGGTCATATGATAAGCGACACTCAGCAAGGATCCCGGGAATCCAAGTGGGCGACCAGGTGCTCGTACGGAAAGAGGGCACATGCacctcttaa